From a region of the Paracoccus sp. TOH genome:
- a CDS encoding pyridoxal-phosphate dependent enzyme, producing the protein MAEQGIRTTRGRGRLYDSILDTVGDTPTIRINHLGPEGVRLYVKAEFFNPAASVKDRLALNIIEAAERSGALKPGQTVVEATSGNTGIGLAMVCAQKGYPLVVTMAETFSVERRRLMRMLGARVVLTPKAEKGTGMYNKAVELAEKHGWFLAHQFETPANADIHEATTAQEILGDFAGERLDYVVTGYGTGGTATGLARVLRRERPETKIVLTEPANAALVSSGIAQERTADGSPAVSHPAFEPHPIQGWTPDFIPLVLQEALDSDGYDQLIPVPGAEGMAWARKLAAREGILTGISGGATFAVAMQIAERAEPGSVILAMLPDTGERYLSTPLFQEIPEGMDEEETALSNSTPGYRMG; encoded by the coding sequence ATGGCAGAGCAGGGGATCAGGACCACCCGGGGCCGCGGCCGGCTTTACGACAGCATCCTCGACACGGTGGGCGACACGCCGACCATCCGCATCAACCACCTCGGCCCCGAGGGCGTGCGGCTTTACGTCAAGGCCGAGTTCTTCAACCCCGCCGCCTCGGTCAAGGACCGGCTGGCGCTGAACATCATCGAGGCGGCCGAGCGTTCGGGCGCGCTGAAGCCCGGCCAGACCGTGGTCGAGGCGACCAGCGGCAATACCGGCATCGGTCTGGCCATGGTCTGCGCGCAAAAGGGTTATCCGCTGGTCGTCACCATGGCCGAGACCTTCTCGGTCGAGCGGCGGCGGCTGATGCGCATGCTGGGCGCCAGGGTGGTGCTGACGCCCAAGGCCGAAAAGGGCACCGGCATGTACAACAAGGCCGTCGAACTGGCCGAGAAGCACGGCTGGTTCCTGGCCCATCAATTCGAGACCCCCGCCAATGCCGATATTCACGAGGCGACCACAGCGCAGGAGATCCTGGGCGATTTCGCCGGCGAGCGGCTGGATTACGTCGTCACCGGCTATGGCACCGGCGGCACCGCGACCGGCCTTGCCCGCGTGCTGCGCCGCGAGCGTCCCGAGACGAAGATCGTCCTGACCGAACCGGCCAATGCGGCGCTGGTCAGCAGCGGCATCGCGCAGGAGCGCACCGCGGACGGCTCGCCCGCCGTCAGCCACCCGGCCTTCGAGCCGCATCCGATCCAGGGCTGGACGCCGGATTTCATCCCGCTGGTGCTGCAAGAGGCGCTGGACTCGGACGGTTACGACCAGCTGATCCCGGTGCCGGGGGCCGAAGGCATGGCATGGGCACGAAAACTCGCCGCGCGCGAAGGGATCCTGACCGGCATCTCGGGCGGCGCGACCTTCGCCGTCGCGATGCAGATCGCCGAGCGCGCCGAGCCCGGCTCGGTGATCCTGGCCATGCTGCCCGATACCGGCGAGCGCTACCTTTCGACGCCGCTGTTCCAGGAGATCCCCGAAGGCATGGACGAGGAAGAGACCGCGCTGTCGAATTCGACCCCCGGCTACCGGATGGGCTAG
- a CDS encoding dicarboxylate/amino acid:cation symporter, with amino-acid sequence MQIDTSAAPAAHGPRPFYRHLYFQVLCAIVAGALIGHFYPQTGEALKPLGDAFIKLVKMIIAPVIFLTIVTGLAGMGTLRGVGSVVGKAFGYFLTFSTLALIVGLITANVIRPGAGMNIDPATLDASKVTDYAAKAHETSLTGFVMDIIPSTITSAFVDGNILQVLFVAILFGIGLILIGDKGKPVVALFEAISHAVFRMVDILMKAAPIGAFGAFAFTIGKYGIASVVNLATLVGTFYLTSALFIVVILGTVCMLNGFSIFRLISYLKAEILLVLGTSSSESALPSLMEKMERAGCKRSVVGLVVPTGYSFNLDGTNIYMTLAALFIAQATNTDLTLQQQILLLLVAMLSSKGAAGVTGAGFITLAATLSVVPTVPVAGMALILGVDRFMSECRSITNFIGNAVATVVVSRWEGALDREQFDRALAGDDGAEIAPVRGLHGAPAGLRLNEASAD; translated from the coding sequence ATGCAAATCGACACCTCGGCAGCGCCGGCCGCCCACGGTCCGCGCCCCTTCTACAGACATCTCTATTTCCAGGTCCTTTGCGCCATCGTCGCCGGCGCGCTGATCGGCCATTTCTATCCCCAGACCGGCGAGGCGCTGAAACCCCTGGGCGACGCCTTCATCAAGCTGGTCAAGATGATCATCGCCCCGGTCATATTCCTGACCATCGTCACCGGGCTGGCCGGCATGGGCACGCTCAGGGGCGTGGGCTCGGTCGTCGGCAAGGCCTTCGGCTATTTCCTGACCTTCTCGACGCTGGCGCTGATCGTCGGGCTGATCACCGCCAATGTCATCCGGCCCGGCGCCGGCATGAACATCGACCCGGCGACGCTGGATGCCAGCAAGGTCACCGACTATGCCGCCAAGGCGCATGAGACCAGCCTGACCGGCTTTGTCATGGACATCATCCCGTCCACCATCACATCGGCTTTCGTGGACGGCAACATCCTGCAGGTGCTGTTCGTCGCCATCCTGTTCGGCATCGGCCTGATCCTGATCGGCGACAAGGGCAAGCCGGTCGTGGCGCTGTTCGAGGCGATCAGCCATGCCGTGTTCCGCATGGTGGACATCCTGATGAAGGCCGCGCCCATCGGCGCCTTCGGCGCCTTCGCCTTCACCATCGGCAAATACGGCATCGCTTCGGTGGTGAACCTGGCGACGCTGGTCGGCACCTTCTACCTGACCTCGGCGCTGTTCATCGTGGTGATCCTGGGCACGGTCTGCATGCTCAACGGCTTCTCGATCTTCCGGCTGATCTCCTATCTCAAGGCCGAGATCCTGCTGGTGCTGGGCACCTCGTCATCGGAATCGGCGTTGCCCTCGCTGATGGAGAAGATGGAGCGCGCCGGCTGCAAGCGCTCGGTCGTGGGGCTGGTCGTGCCGACCGGCTACAGCTTCAACCTGGACGGCACCAATATCTACATGACCCTGGCGGCGCTGTTCATCGCCCAGGCCACCAATACCGATCTGACGCTGCAACAGCAGATCCTGCTGCTGCTCGTCGCCATGCTGTCCTCGAAGGGCGCGGCGGGCGTCACCGGCGCGGGCTTCATCACCCTGGCCGCGACCCTGTCCGTGGTGCCCACGGTGCCGGTCGCCGGCATGGCGCTGATCCTGGGCGTGGACCGCTTCATGTCGGAATGCCGCTCGATCACCAACTTCATCGGCAATGCGGTCGCCACCGTGGTCGTCAGCCGCTGGGAAGGCGCGCTGGACCGCGAGCAGTTCGACCGCGCCCTGGCCGGCGATGACGGGGCCGAGATCGCCCCGGTCCGCGGCCTGCACGGCGCCCCCGCCGGGCTGCGCCTGAACGAGGCCAGCGCCGACTGA
- a CDS encoding ATP-binding protein: MVDSAAGAVGGKLAGARRAALAAVILVACLGLLALTFGLVRESAVAELAQRLEVTARTRVQALESVLAKQRAVAAVLSDDTVMREALADPNPAHVARASVKLDRLRGQTDSAVIYLLDRDGVAIAASNWDEAVSFVGSDYSFRDYFSQALLRGEATQFALGTVSKRAGLYLSHNVLLGGQPRGVIVVKVEFDQTERNWAQAGERIFVTDAAGQVILTSQPGRRFGALPAAGAGEVAAALPVPGADWRLVIRAPSAGASQAAAFATGTVGFLLSLMLGAGFWAARARTRAARRAEAERRYRADLERAVEERTRDLTAEMRERRAAEQRLVQMQGEMVQANKLATLGQITAGVAHEVNTPLATIRLLAENGQQLIPPGAAPEVAENLGQILRMSDRIAQFTTELRSFARKATGDLGPIPLKEALDAALLLVASRRRAEGIRMVLPQIPPGLAVRGETVRLEQILVNLIQNAQEALSGRPDAELRIALTQCDGTVRLTVSDNGPGLTPEIAATLFTPFATSKPQGLGLGLVISQEIARDFGGSLTAEPPQPGRGATFHLDLPGMP, encoded by the coding sequence ATGGTTGATTCGGCGGCGGGTGCGGTCGGTGGAAAATTGGCGGGTGCGCGCCGCGCCGCGCTGGCCGCCGTCATTCTTGTCGCCTGCCTTGGCCTGCTGGCGCTGACCTTCGGGCTGGTGCGCGAAAGCGCGGTCGCAGAGCTGGCCCAGCGGCTGGAGGTGACGGCGCGCACCCGGGTGCAGGCGCTGGAAAGCGTGCTTGCCAAGCAGCGTGCGGTCGCGGCGGTGCTGTCGGACGACACGGTCATGCGCGAGGCGCTGGCCGATCCCAACCCGGCCCATGTCGCCCGCGCCTCGGTCAAGCTGGACCGGCTGCGCGGTCAGACCGACAGCGCGGTTATCTATCTGCTGGACCGCGACGGGGTCGCGATCGCCGCCTCGAACTGGGACGAGGCGGTCAGCTTCGTCGGCTCGGACTACAGTTTCCGCGACTATTTCAGTCAGGCGCTGCTGCGAGGCGAGGCGACGCAATTCGCCCTTGGCACCGTCAGCAAGCGGGCGGGCCTGTACCTGTCGCATAACGTGCTGCTGGGGGGACAGCCGCGCGGCGTGATCGTGGTGAAGGTCGAATTCGACCAGACCGAGCGCAACTGGGCGCAGGCCGGCGAGCGCATCTTCGTGACCGATGCGGCGGGGCAGGTAATCCTGACCAGCCAGCCGGGGCGGCGCTTCGGCGCCTTGCCCGCCGCCGGCGCGGGCGAGGTGGCGGCGGCGCTGCCGGTTCCCGGTGCCGATTGGCGGCTGGTGATCCGCGCGCCCTCGGCCGGGGCCAGTCAGGCGGCGGCCTTCGCCACCGGGACGGTCGGCTTCCTGCTGTCGCTGATGCTGGGTGCCGGCTTCTGGGCGGCGCGCGCCCGCACCCGCGCCGCCCGTCGCGCCGAGGCCGAACGCCGCTACCGCGCCGATCTGGAGCGCGCGGTCGAGGAGCGCACCCGCGACCTGACCGCCGAGATGCGCGAGCGCCGCGCCGCCGAGCAGCGGCTGGTGCAGATGCAGGGCGAGATGGTGCAGGCCAACAAGCTGGCGACCCTGGGCCAGATCACCGCCGGCGTCGCGCATGAGGTGAACACGCCGCTGGCCACCATCCGGCTTCTGGCCGAGAACGGCCAGCAGTTGATCCCGCCGGGGGCGGCGCCCGAGGTGGCGGAAAACCTGGGCCAGATCCTGCGCATGTCCGACCGCATCGCCCAGTTCACCACCGAACTGCGCAGCTTTGCCCGCAAGGCCACCGGCGACCTGGGGCCGATCCCGCTGAAGGAGGCGCTGGACGCGGCGCTGCTGCTGGTCGCCAGCCGCCGCCGGGCCGAGGGCATCCGCATGGTGCTGCCGCAGATCCCCCCGGGCCTTGCCGTGCGCGGCGAGACGGTGCGGCTGGAACAGATCCTGGTCAACCTGATCCAGAACGCGCAGGAGGCGCTGTCCGGCCGCCCGGATGCCGAGCTCCGCATCGCCCTGACCCAGTGCGACGGCACGGTGCGGCTGACCGTCTCGGATAACGGGCCGGGCCTGACGCCGGAAATCGCCGCCACGCTCTTTACCCCCTTTGCCACCAGCAAGCCGCAGGGGCTGGGGCTGGGCCTGGTGATCTCGCAAGAGATCGCGCGGGATTTTGGCGGCAGCCTGACGGCCGAGCCGCCGCAGCCGGGCCGGGGTGCCACCTTCCATCTCGACCTGCCGGGGATGCCATGA
- a CDS encoding sigma-54 dependent transcriptional regulator gives MTEAPLVRLVDDDPDLLAAQVQSLKIAGFRAEPFTEPAEALRGLGPDWPGVVLSDVRMPGMDGFQVFERIHALDPDLPVILLTGHGDVPMAVAALKRGVYDFLTKPIGGGPLAAALARAVSSRALVLENRALRQQQQAGAAAETRLIGQSPVMMHLRETVGRVAETGGDVLILGPGGSGKETVARAIHRQSPRRARAFVHVACAALDETRFEAEMLGAESQGRNPRLPGRLESAHRGTLYLDEIDALSPALQAALLALIEAREIRPPGAAAPRALDLRVIASSSADLARLMREGAFRSDLYYRLAGITLTLPPLAERREDIPELFRHFLIEAAARLDLPAAPVTGTVKARLAGYGWPGNLRELRQFAESHALGLSPFDAAGGGEDGPGLAGLVAEYEAELIRDALRLAEGNATQAMARLRLPRKTFYDKLNRHGIRPADFRVNDG, from the coding sequence ATGACCGAAGCTCCGCTCGTCCGCCTTGTCGATGACGATCCCGACCTGCTGGCCGCGCAGGTGCAATCGCTGAAGATCGCGGGGTTCCGGGCCGAGCCGTTCACCGAACCCGCCGAGGCGCTGCGCGGGCTTGGCCCCGACTGGCCGGGCGTGGTGCTGTCCGACGTGCGCATGCCCGGCATGGACGGGTTCCAGGTCTTCGAGCGCATCCATGCGCTGGACCCGGACCTGCCGGTGATCCTGCTGACCGGCCATGGCGACGTGCCGATGGCGGTGGCGGCGCTGAAGCGGGGGGTCTACGACTTCCTGACCAAGCCCATCGGCGGTGGCCCGCTGGCGGCGGCGCTGGCCCGTGCCGTTTCGTCCCGCGCGCTGGTGCTGGAAAACCGCGCGCTGCGGCAGCAGCAGCAGGCCGGCGCCGCGGCCGAGACCCGGTTGATCGGCCAGAGCCCCGTCATGATGCATCTGCGCGAGACCGTGGGCCGGGTGGCCGAGACGGGGGGCGACGTGCTGATCCTCGGCCCCGGCGGCTCGGGCAAGGAGACGGTGGCGCGCGCCATCCACCGCCAAAGCCCGCGCCGCGCCCGCGCCTTCGTGCATGTCGCCTGCGCTGCGCTGGACGAAACCCGCTTCGAGGCCGAGATGCTGGGCGCCGAGTCGCAGGGGCGCAACCCGCGCCTGCCGGGACGGCTGGAAAGCGCGCATCGCGGCACGCTTTACCTTGACGAGATCGACGCGCTCTCTCCGGCGCTGCAGGCGGCGCTGCTGGCGCTGATCGAGGCGCGCGAGATCCGCCCGCCCGGCGCCGCCGCGCCGCGGGCGCTGGATCTGCGGGTGATCGCCTCGAGCAGCGCCGATCTGGCGCGGCTGATGCGCGAGGGGGCGTTCCGCAGCGACCTCTACTATCGGCTGGCGGGCATCACCCTGACCCTGCCGCCGCTGGCCGAACGCCGCGAGGACATCCCCGAGCTGTTCCGGCATTTCCTGATCGAGGCGGCGGCGCGGCTGGACCTGCCGGCGGCGCCGGTCACCGGCACGGTCAAGGCGCGGCTGGCTGGCTATGGCTGGCCCGGCAACCTGCGCGAGCTGCGTCAGTTCGCCGAAAGCCATGCGCTGGGCCTGTCGCCTTTCGATGCGGCCGGAGGAGGAGAGGACGGGCCGGGCCTGGCCGGGCTGGTGGCGGAATACGAGGCCGAGCTGATCCGCGACGCCCTGCGCCTGGCCGAGGGCAACGCCACCCAGGCGATGGCCCGGCTGCGCCTGCCGCGCAAGACCTTCTACGACAAGCTGAACCGGCACGGCATCAGGCCCGCCGATTTCCGCGTCAACGACGGCTAG
- a CDS encoding response regulator, with amino-acid sequence MSEVSLTVFVIDDDDDIRRSLARALERRGYAVESHASAQSFLDSYDPRRAGCLVLDYGMPGMNGLELQKHMNAMGMAIPIIFITGHGGVPESVQAIKAGAVDFLEKPFRQTDLLERIETAFAITRARLADEEQNRNHRARFERLTAREMEIVERMVARPSEISSKEIAAALGISPRTVDHHRARILEKLNARSVAELIALAGK; translated from the coding sequence ATGTCCGAGGTTTCCCTGACGGTCTTCGTGATCGACGACGACGACGATATTCGCAGATCCCTGGCGCGCGCGCTGGAAAGGCGCGGCTACGCGGTCGAGAGCCATGCCTCGGCGCAATCCTTTCTGGACAGCTACGACCCGCGCCGCGCCGGTTGCCTGGTCCTCGATTACGGCATGCCCGGCATGAACGGGCTGGAATTGCAAAAGCACATGAACGCCATGGGCATGGCGATCCCGATCATCTTCATCACCGGGCACGGCGGCGTGCCCGAATCGGTGCAGGCGATCAAGGCCGGCGCGGTCGATTTCCTGGAAAAACCCTTCCGCCAGACCGACCTGCTGGAACGCATCGAGACCGCCTTCGCCATCACCCGCGCCCGCCTTGCCGACGAGGAGCAGAACCGCAACCATCGCGCCCGGTTCGAGCGCCTGACCGCGCGCGAGATGGAGATCGTCGAGCGCATGGTGGCGCGGCCCTCGGAAATCTCCAGCAAGGAAATCGCCGCCGCCCTGGGCATCAGCCCGCGGACGGTGGACCACCACCGGGCGCGCATCCTGGAAAAGCTGAACGCGCGATCGGTGGCCGAACTGATCGCGCTGGCAGGGAAATAA
- a CDS encoding cache domain-containing protein yields the protein MKKSLGASLAVGMAGLQFLAILLVVFSSYVTSERALIRHARDLLRDVGINTIEHSKGFLSPAQGAAELAAQLAQNRVIASHDTPVLEQLLFQQLKMAPQFAGLYYGREDGTFVMVMRSPDGRAEYRSKIISIENGKRRVELIWRDATFAEVGRQLDPTDTYDPRDRPWYVKACKERRTIWTDPYIFFSSQQPGITLAAPVLHENGRVRGAVGVDIEISMISEFLSRLNIGQHGRALIINHNGDVIAHPDASLIKTRSADGTLRFADIRELGDPIARAAFGPLALAGALPVQQETPSQFDYQGASYVSTIMPVISDKLPWTIAVYAPENDFTGVLKKNRTLNIWLAVLVAGLTGLIGLALADYIHRPVRAFAVRTALISQGELDPDAPLPRTYKELGRANDALVQQIVARRKTEREYGQTFNMSSRGMAQIQPDSGRFIRVNARICEMTGYSARDLSQMRLRDLFHPDDPTFVGAIFNTDDSDFAVNREIRCIRKDGSTIWITLNEILIRDEHGKPLHAVLTMDDITQNKRAETQILQLNRDLSHLARGKTMSQMAAGLAHELNQPLTAIAQNADTALLILNEQPDGPPPALHDLRTILAEIEGQSLRAGEIIRALRGFISKDEGGSTALDLAPLIEQTLRLVQAEATEARVGLQTLLDPDLPPVRGNRVQVAQVIVNLLRNAIEALAPDPAADRRVILRAARDGGMVRIAVEDTGPGIAPGINLFSQFETTKSDGMGLGLSICRSIVEANGGTLWHETLPGRGSRFLFTLPVHAHG from the coding sequence ATGAAGAAATCGCTGGGCGCCTCGCTGGCCGTGGGCATGGCCGGGCTGCAATTCCTGGCCATCCTGCTGGTGGTTTTCTCATCTTACGTCACGTCGGAACGGGCGCTGATCCGGCACGCCCGCGACCTCTTGCGCGATGTCGGCATTAACACCATCGAACATTCCAAGGGCTTCCTCAGCCCGGCGCAAGGCGCGGCGGAGCTGGCCGCGCAGCTGGCCCAAAACCGGGTCATCGCCAGCCACGACACGCCGGTGCTGGAACAGCTGCTGTTCCAGCAGCTGAAGATGGCGCCGCAATTCGCCGGGCTGTATTACGGGCGCGAGGACGGCACCTTCGTGATGGTCATGCGCAGCCCGGACGGGCGGGCGGAATACCGTTCCAAGATCATCTCGATCGAGAACGGCAAGCGCCGGGTCGAACTGATCTGGCGCGATGCGACTTTTGCGGAAGTCGGGCGGCAGCTGGACCCGACCGACACCTACGACCCGCGCGACCGGCCCTGGTATGTCAAGGCCTGCAAGGAGCGGCGGACGATCTGGACCGATCCCTACATCTTCTTCTCGTCCCAGCAGCCCGGCATCACCCTGGCGGCGCCGGTGCTGCACGAAAATGGCCGCGTACGCGGCGCCGTCGGCGTGGATATCGAGATCAGCATGATCTCGGAATTCCTGTCGCGGCTGAACATCGGCCAGCACGGCCGGGCGCTGATCATCAACCATAACGGCGATGTGATCGCGCATCCCGATGCCAGCCTGATCAAGACCCGCAGCGCCGACGGCACGCTGCGCTTTGCCGACATCCGCGAGCTTGGCGACCCGATCGCCCGCGCCGCCTTCGGGCCGCTGGCGCTGGCCGGCGCCCTGCCGGTCCAGCAGGAGACGCCGTCGCAATTCGACTATCAGGGCGCGTCCTATGTCTCGACCATCATGCCGGTGATCAGCGACAAGCTGCCCTGGACCATCGCCGTCTATGCCCCCGAGAACGACTTCACCGGCGTGCTGAAGAAAAACCGCACACTGAACATCTGGCTGGCGGTACTGGTCGCCGGACTGACCGGGTTGATCGGACTGGCACTGGCCGATTACATCCACCGGCCGGTGCGGGCCTTCGCAGTGCGCACGGCGCTGATCTCGCAGGGCGAGCTCGACCCCGACGCCCCCCTGCCCCGCACCTACAAGGAACTGGGGCGCGCCAATGACGCGCTGGTTCAGCAGATCGTCGCGCGCCGCAAGACCGAGCGCGAATACGGCCAAACCTTCAACATGTCCTCGCGCGGGATGGCGCAGATCCAGCCCGACAGCGGCCGCTTCATCCGCGTGAACGCGCGGATCTGCGAGATGACCGGCTACAGCGCCCGGGACCTGTCGCAGATGCGGCTGCGCGACCTGTTCCATCCCGACGACCCGACCTTCGTCGGGGCGATTTTCAACACCGATGACAGCGATTTTGCCGTCAACCGCGAGATCCGCTGCATTCGCAAGGACGGCAGCACCATCTGGATCACCCTGAACGAGATCCTGATCCGGGACGAGCACGGCAAGCCCCTGCACGCGGTGCTGACCATGGACGACATCACCCAGAACAAGCGAGCCGAGACGCAGATCCTCCAGCTGAACCGGGATCTGTCGCATCTGGCGCGCGGCAAGACCATGAGCCAGATGGCGGCCGGGCTTGCGCATGAGCTGAACCAGCCGCTGACCGCCATCGCGCAGAATGCCGACACGGCGCTGCTGATCCTGAACGAGCAGCCGGACGGACCGCCGCCGGCGCTGCACGACCTGCGCACCATCCTGGCCGAGATCGAGGGCCAGTCGTTGCGTGCGGGCGAGATCATCCGCGCCCTGCGCGGCTTCATCAGCAAGGACGAAGGCGGCAGCACCGCGCTTGATCTGGCACCGCTGATCGAACAGACCCTGCGGCTCGTCCAGGCCGAGGCGACCGAGGCGCGGGTGGGCCTGCAGACCCTGCTGGATCCCGACCTGCCGCCGGTGCGCGGCAACCGCGTCCAGGTCGCGCAGGTGATCGTCAACCTGTTGCGCAACGCCATCGAGGCATTGGCCCCCGACCCCGCCGCCGACCGCCGCGTCATCCTGCGCGCCGCGCGCGACGGCGGCATGGTCCGCATCGCCGTCGAGGATACCGGCCCGGGAATCGCGCCGGGGATCAACCTGTTCTCGCAATTCGAGACCACCAAGTCCGACGGCATGGGGCTGGGCCTGTCCATCTGCCGCTCGATCGTCGAGGCGAATGGCGGGACGCTCTGGCACGAGACCCTGCCCGGCCGCGGCTCGCGATTCCTGTTCACGCTGCCGGTCCACGCGCATGGCTGA
- a CDS encoding SDR family oxidoreductase, with protein sequence MKTAIITGGCRGIGLAATEIFLEQGWAVAVVDRDTEELHRACDPLENVLPIEADISDPQAVDGVIRKVVERFGRVDALVNNAGVALFSQVGRTSFEQWREVMATNLDGVFLCTQAATGELAKTRGAIVNIASISGLRASTLRVAYGTSKAAVIHLTKQFAAELGEQGIRVNCVAPGPVKTKLAMAVHAPEIIAAYYDAIPLNRYGEAREIAEAIVFLCSDKASFVSGQTLAVDGGFDATGVGLPALRRETEPA encoded by the coding sequence ATGAAAACCGCCATCATCACCGGCGGATGCCGCGGCATCGGCCTGGCCGCCACCGAGATCTTCCTGGAACAGGGCTGGGCCGTGGCCGTGGTGGACCGCGATACCGAGGAACTGCACCGCGCCTGCGATCCCCTGGAAAACGTCCTGCCCATCGAGGCCGACATTTCGGACCCGCAGGCCGTCGACGGGGTGATCCGCAAGGTGGTCGAGCGCTTCGGCCGGGTCGATGCGCTGGTGAACAATGCCGGGGTCGCGCTGTTCTCGCAGGTCGGCCGGACCAGTTTCGAGCAATGGCGCGAGGTCATGGCGACGAATCTCGACGGCGTATTCCTGTGCACGCAGGCCGCGACCGGGGAACTGGCCAAGACCCGGGGCGCCATCGTCAACATCGCCTCGATTTCCGGGCTGCGCGCCTCGACGCTGCGGGTGGCCTATGGCACCTCCAAGGCGGCGGTGATCCACCTGACCAAGCAATTCGCCGCCGAACTGGGCGAACAGGGCATCCGCGTCAATTGCGTCGCCCCCGGCCCGGTCAAGACCAAGCTGGCCATGGCCGTGCACGCGCCCGAGATCATCGCGGCCTATTATGACGCCATTCCCCTGAACCGCTACGGCGAGGCGCGCGAGATCGCCGAGGCCATCGTCTTCCTGTGCTCGGACAAGGCGAGCTTCGTCTCGGGCCAGACGCTGGCGGTGGACGGCGGCTTCGACGCCACCGGCGTCGGCCTGCCGGCACTGCGGCGCGAGACCGAACCGGCCTGA
- a CDS encoding DUF296 domain-containing protein: protein MSMVHPGPRTAERAQARRATLRPIRGRLRAGQTVMQAVGELFADHGCKGGVLSLAGLVCGPMRYVLPALSTDGLHAAWYSHTHAPAGRWTIESATATVGWKEGAPFLHCHGIWSDGRARRMGHLLPFDSTVAEEVVVSGLGAAGTWFEALPDAETAFTLFTPQGGGDGPGLFARILPGEDVITAIETLAARHGIRDARLHGVGSIDHIRFAEGHRMDCLATELRFDGARLAQGAAHVPIEVVDIHGHIARGTLERGANPVGVTLELIIEPKEETP, encoded by the coding sequence ATGAGCATGGTCCATCCCGGCCCCCGAACGGCCGAACGTGCGCAGGCCCGCCGCGCCACGCTGCGGCCCATCCGCGGCCGACTGCGCGCCGGCCAGACGGTCATGCAGGCGGTGGGCGAGCTGTTCGCCGATCACGGCTGCAAGGGCGGCGTGCTCTCGCTGGCGGGCCTTGTTTGCGGGCCGATGCGCTATGTGCTGCCGGCGCTGTCCACCGACGGGCTGCACGCGGCCTGGTATTCCCACACCCATGCGCCGGCCGGCCGCTGGACCATCGAAAGCGCCACGGCCACCGTGGGCTGGAAAGAGGGCGCGCCCTTCCTGCACTGCCACGGCATCTGGTCGGACGGGCGCGCCAGGAGGATGGGCCACCTGCTGCCCTTCGACTCGACCGTCGCCGAGGAGGTGGTGGTCTCGGGGCTCGGCGCGGCCGGGACATGGTTCGAGGCGCTGCCCGACGCGGAGACCGCCTTCACCCTGTTCACCCCGCAGGGCGGCGGCGACGGTCCCGGGCTTTTCGCCCGCATCCTGCCCGGCGAGGATGTGATCACAGCCATCGAGACGCTGGCCGCGCGCCACGGCATCCGCGACGCCCGCCTGCATGGCGTGGGCAGCATCGACCATATCCGCTTCGCCGAGGGGCATCGCATGGATTGCCTGGCCACCGAGCTGCGCTTCGACGGCGCACGGCTGGCCCAGGGCGCGGCGCATGTCCCGATCGAGGTCGTGGACATCCACGGCCATATCGCGCGCGGCACGCTGGAACGGGGCGCCAATCCCGTGGGCGTGACGCTGGAACTGATCATCGAACCGAAAGAGGAGACACCATGA